One segment of Synechococcus sp. A15-24 DNA contains the following:
- a CDS encoding NAD(P)-dependent oxidoreductase gives MHIFITSVGSYIGLYLTSQFLSQGHLVTGTYRTLSPTLSALSLNSRLTLIPLEHSYDSAYPNIEGSFNLLINCTGAYPDVNVSADDVVYANIKSASLILSLSKTLVGISIINLSSLSIYGDLKIPLIDSHTNPSPSTPYGSTKLLSEQILNQSHNFSSLVHIRLPVVLGDGAHRAWLPSLLSKLSTGASVSVYNPDSIYNTCTTLHALSKFILKLSSLTSLTNIHHVNLSSIGDLSIREIVLLLTSRLNSSSDVSFSSSSTPCCYVKHDAAVELGFMPTSTSQAISYWLDESQL, from the coding sequence ATGCACATCTTTATCACATCTGTTGGCTCTTACATCGGCTTATATCTTACCTCCCAGTTCTTGTCACAGGGACATTTGGTTACCGGAACATATCGTACTCTAAGTCCTACTCTCTCTGCTTTATCTCTTAATTCACGTCTTACACTTATACCACTTGAGCATAGCTATGATTCTGCTTATCCAAACATAGAGGGTTCCTTCAACTTACTTATTAACTGTACAGGTGCTTATCCTGATGTGAATGTTTCTGCTGATGATGTCGTATATGCAAATATTAAATCTGCTTCTTTAATCCTATCTCTTTCAAAAACTTTAGTCGGAATTTCAATCATAAATCTTTCCTCTTTGTCTATTTATGGAGATTTAAAAATTCCTCTAATTGACTCTCATACTAATCCTTCACCTTCAACTCCTTATGGATCTACAAAGCTTCTCTCTGAACAAATCCTCAATCAATCTCATAATTTTTCCTCACTTGTTCATATCCGCCTTCCAGTTGTTTTAGGTGATGGCGCCCATCGCGCATGGCTGCCTTCTTTATTAAGTAAATTATCTACTGGAGCTAGTGTTTCTGTCTATAACCCAGATTCTATTTATAATACATGTACAACTCTGCATGCTCTTAGCAAATTTATTTTAAAACTCTCTAGTCTTACAAGTCTTACTAATATACATCATGTCAATTTGTCTTCCATTGGTGACCTTTCTATTCGTGAGATAGTTCTATTATTAACCTCACGTCTGAATTCATCTTCTGATGTTTCTTTTTCTTCCTCTAGTACACCATGCTGTTATGTCAAACATGACGCCGCAGTTGAGCTTGGATTTATGCCTACATCTACTTCTCAAGCTATTTCCTATTGGTTAGATGAATCACAACTTTAA
- a CDS encoding TIGR04372 family glycosyltransferase — MSYMLSAHKRNTQYFHFELVCTLCNDIKRDLVEDSIYYWGKHQFSEKDDKLKRQHEWIVKLIKMLVHGFEKHYSLNRAQISKDAIEKLTEEYPSVSACLLHWELDQVKEKTESIFFRKNDSLQIKYFLHTTWIKKSDFTWPQHHEKRYRHLLDYEEKITRAISKGIYAPDMILNPANMTQFLEILHLRSEMPKSKEYAKPVLYGFSKFKPFPYMLQKMYDAYNLQYKTLDKDDDWTFAKDLAEYIPFNIHSYYLQYQKELRNKNSTLLFKKKIDLSKPIEFGNKSINYSLDNEANNILKEYIPNTLKAIEKDMIIVAISYRDSGYKEDMHNNINSLRNGNEDNLSLMLEYLKSKNCYLVRFGKRYMNTANNFIDEDISKFGSNDLIYDKIQTSLSRVAEFCIGGSGGSSHIASTFSEKPSIYLNTIMSSFIGNLGSSVSINIPKVIEYIKLTTRRDGKVFLSESWHKLVEEGKLGIRCNNQQETLNAIKNILDTLIDNRMNTALQQKNLDKNVVNLYELSIYSKNRFLRESWSNNAVATLLSNKSQIIEYF; from the coding sequence ATGAGCTACATGTTGTCTGCACATAAAAGAAATACACAGTATTTTCATTTTGAGTTAGTGTGCACACTGTGTAATGATATAAAGAGAGACTTGGTTGAAGATTCAATATATTATTGGGGAAAACATCAATTCAGTGAAAAAGATGACAAACTAAAACGACAACATGAGTGGATCGTAAAATTAATAAAGATGCTAGTTCATGGATTCGAAAAACACTACTCACTTAATCGAGCCCAAATATCAAAAGATGCAATTGAAAAATTAACTGAAGAATACCCATCGGTGTCAGCTTGCCTATTGCACTGGGAATTGGATCAAGTGAAGGAAAAAACGGAATCGATATTCTTTCGCAAAAATGACAGTTTACAGATAAAATACTTCCTACACACCACATGGATTAAAAAGAGTGATTTTACATGGCCACAACATCATGAAAAGAGATACAGACATTTACTAGACTACGAAGAAAAAATCACAAGGGCTATTTCAAAAGGAATATATGCTCCAGACATGATATTAAATCCTGCAAATATGACACAGTTTTTGGAGATTCTTCATTTGCGGAGTGAAATGCCAAAGAGCAAAGAATATGCTAAACCTGTATTATATGGATTCAGTAAGTTCAAACCGTTCCCATATATGCTTCAAAAAATGTATGATGCCTATAATCTACAATATAAAACTTTAGACAAAGATGACGATTGGACATTCGCTAAAGATTTGGCAGAATATATACCCTTTAACATACATTCTTATTACTTGCAATATCAAAAAGAGCTGAGAAATAAAAACTCAACATTACTCTTTAAAAAAAAGATAGATCTCTCCAAACCGATCGAGTTTGGGAATAAATCAATTAACTACTCGCTTGATAATGAAGCAAATAATATTCTTAAAGAGTATATTCCAAATACGCTAAAGGCAATCGAAAAAGACATGATAATTGTGGCAATCTCATATCGAGACAGTGGATATAAGGAAGATATGCACAATAATATTAATAGCCTAAGAAATGGAAATGAAGATAATCTGAGTCTGATGCTTGAATACTTGAAAAGTAAAAATTGTTATTTAGTAAGATTTGGAAAAAGATACATGAATACAGCAAACAATTTCATTGATGAAGATATAAGTAAGTTTGGAAGTAATGACCTTATCTACGATAAAATTCAAACATCACTATCTAGAGTTGCAGAATTTTGCATAGGTGGATCAGGAGGATCGAGTCATATTGCATCTACTTTTTCAGAAAAACCATCAATATATTTAAATACAATAATGTCAAGCTTCATAGGGAACCTTGGGAGCAGCGTAAGTATTAATATACCGAAAGTAATCGAATACATAAAACTGACAACAAGGAGGGATGGCAAAGTTTTTTTATCAGAGTCGTGGCATAAGCTAGTTGAAGAGGGTAAATTAGGAATTCGCTGTAATAATCAACAGGAAACTCTCAACGCAATAAAGAATATATTGGATACTCTCATCGATAACAGGATGAACACAGCGTTACAACAAAAAAACTTAGATAAAAACGTGGTCAACCTTTATGAATTATCTATCTACAGTAAAAATAGATTTTTGAGAGAGTCGTGGAGTAACAATGCGGTAGCAACATTGCTTTCTAACAAGAGTCAAATTATCGAATACTTTTAA
- a CDS encoding GNAT family N-acetyltransferase produces MGTTYGVRNASLKDIWDIYNLRYSQDNLLMFEKKEIPCPEDHFEYVSQRISEYSICELNSKGYRAVVGFFRLKNIEMDNNYTSNFEPSVCIHSAHRKKGLGKKLLTYAQTRIIRKPARIWAKGYKQNIASKNLFLSCGFTNYLKEGDENFFNSFIDLF; encoded by the coding sequence ATGGGGACTACATATGGAGTCAGGAACGCAAGTTTAAAAGATATTTGGGATATATATAATTTAAGATACTCTCAGGATAACTTATTGATGTTTGAAAAAAAGGAAATACCGTGTCCTGAAGATCACTTTGAGTATGTAAGCCAAAGAATCAGTGAGTATTCAATTTGTGAACTTAATTCCAAGGGATACAGGGCAGTCGTAGGATTTTTTAGGCTAAAAAATATAGAGATGGACAATAATTATACCTCAAATTTTGAGCCAAGTGTATGTATCCACTCCGCTCATAGGAAGAAAGGGCTAGGCAAGAAATTGCTGACCTATGCTCAAACAAGAATTATCAGAAAACCGGCAAGAATATGGGCTAAAGGATATAAACAGAATATTGCATCGAAGAATCTTTTCTTATCTTGCGGATTTACAAATTACCTAAAAGAGGGTGATGAAAATTTTTTTAATTCCTTTATTGATCTCTTTTAA
- a CDS encoding methyltransferase domain-containing protein has translation MIAKRTQCRLCNSSDLVAEVIFPHTLIADKYSPEAKASSHRYPLDLYRCSSCGHIQVLDIVDLSVLFDSDYTYKPSRNQGLIQHFNKYSAYALDLLGYKTSQCLDIGSNDGLFLSCIKEQSAATVLGIDPAYAAVSYAQSNGIPTLHDFFNAEKSLVIGDKYGLFDIVSANNVFAHNDNLSSFAQGVSNLLRENGLFCFEVSYLYDIIHKTLIGTQFHEHLSHHSLSSLIPFLLRFNLHLFDVQRVDTQGGAVICYARKLSSSSPSPSLSRNLTDLLLLEDELDITGPRAMQLFRSNIIAYKNKFHQLFNDVKQNNCRFVGYGAARSLNLFTSFLQIENHLDLIFEDNPEKQDKYLFDTACRIMPYDPSLITESTVIIPFAWVHTDSIVEKLRSSSVNCKVLTLYPSVQLITL, from the coding sequence ATGATTGCAAAGCGCACTCAATGTAGACTCTGTAATTCATCTGATCTTGTTGCCGAGGTTATTTTTCCACATACTCTCATTGCTGATAAATATTCACCTGAAGCAAAAGCATCATCTCATCGTTATCCCCTTGATTTGTATAGATGTTCATCTTGTGGTCACATTCAAGTCCTAGATATTGTTGATTTGAGTGTCCTCTTTGATTCTGACTATACATATAAACCAAGTCGTAATCAAGGCCTAATACAGCACTTCAATAAGTACTCTGCATACGCCCTTGACCTTTTAGGCTATAAAACGTCTCAATGTCTTGATATAGGCTCAAATGATGGTTTATTTTTGTCCTGCATTAAGGAGCAATCAGCTGCAACTGTTCTCGGTATTGACCCAGCTTATGCCGCAGTTTCATATGCACAGTCAAATGGTATACCGACTCTCCACGATTTTTTTAATGCTGAAAAATCTTTAGTTATTGGTGATAAGTATGGTCTATTTGACATTGTCTCTGCTAATAATGTATTTGCGCATAATGATAATTTATCATCCTTCGCTCAAGGTGTTTCTAATCTCTTGCGAGAAAATGGCCTCTTCTGTTTCGAAGTCAGTTACCTTTATGACATTATTCATAAGACCCTCATTGGAACTCAATTCCATGAACATCTCTCCCATCACTCTCTTTCCTCTTTAATTCCTTTTCTCTTGCGGTTTAACCTTCACTTATTTGATGTACAGCGTGTCGATACTCAAGGTGGTGCAGTCATTTGTTACGCAAGAAAACTTTCATCAAGTTCACCTTCACCTTCTTTATCTCGTAACCTTACTGATCTGCTGCTTTTGGAAGATGAACTTGATATTACAGGTCCACGTGCAATGCAATTATTTCGTTCTAATATTATTGCATACAAGAATAAATTTCATCAACTATTCAATGACGTTAAACAAAATAATTGCCGCTTTGTAGGTTATGGTGCCGCTCGTAGCCTCAATCTTTTCACTTCCTTCTTGCAAATAGAGAATCATCTTGATCTAATTTTTGAAGACAATCCTGAGAAGCAAGATAAATATCTTTTTGATACTGCTTGTAGAATTATGCCTTATGATCCTTCGCTTATTACTGAATCTACTGTAATCATCCCCTTTGCCTGGGTGCATACTGATTCTATTGTCGAAAAGCTACGTTCTTCGTCTGTCAATTGTAAGGTTCTTACTTTATATCCATCGGTTCAACTCATTACACTCTGA
- a CDS encoding WbuC family cupin fold metalloprotein — translation MKKIAEGVFHVTGPILCLTDEMIDALLVECSSASKKRARINFHPSNKSNVQEMIVALHKSTQIDPHRHLNKSESFHVIQGDVSVAILKEETFEPVQLIHLSAGSSHCYYRLNEPLYHLVVPMTEFVVMHETTEGPFIPSSHDDIHGFDSDARLPVESIKILICQDYNNDCKAHSM, via the coding sequence ATGAAAAAAATTGCTGAGGGTGTTTTCCATGTCACAGGACCTATTTTGTGTTTAACGGACGAAATGATTGATGCCCTGCTTGTCGAATGCTCCTCAGCCTCTAAAAAGCGCGCGAGGATAAATTTCCACCCTTCTAATAAATCTAATGTACAAGAAATGATTGTTGCACTTCATAAGTCTACTCAGATTGATCCACATAGGCATCTCAACAAATCCGAAAGTTTTCACGTTATTCAAGGGGATGTATCCGTCGCAATCTTAAAAGAGGAGACCTTCGAGCCTGTTCAGCTAATTCATTTATCCGCTGGATCTTCACATTGTTATTATCGACTAAATGAACCTCTTTACCATTTAGTTGTTCCTATGACTGAATTTGTTGTTATGCATGAAACCACAGAGGGGCCTTTTATTCCTTCTAGTCATGATGATATTCATGGATTTGACTCCGACGCTCGTTTGCCTGTAGAATCAATAAAGATTCTTATTTGCCAAGATTACAACAATGATTGCAAAGCGCACTCAATGTAG
- a CDS encoding sporadic carbohydrate cluster 2OG-Fe(II) oxygenase has protein sequence MIFIKPLASSKILNVLDTALCDVISDHLSLDFYPHDLSVLHQYVDKYELNALRLKCFEATNNINWDSLLRDACFSVLSSALGPDLLIQKKLNLSIHMPGDDLSTLAAHTDCSSGDSPFELVLWLPLTNAFDTNSMFICNRVESSRFYEAVLNGLRHNVDLSNSTYISINRGYFLVFPPTLIHGNSINSTDSTRISVNIRVKSVYSPYSKSLVGDRMFGSYYKEWNITEHHSWNYHVYNIFK, from the coding sequence ATGATCTTTATTAAACCTCTTGCCTCATCTAAAATTCTAAATGTCTTAGATACCGCACTCTGCGATGTTATTTCTGACCACTTGTCTTTAGACTTTTACCCTCATGACCTTAGTGTTCTTCATCAATATGTCGATAAGTATGAATTAAATGCTTTACGCCTTAAGTGTTTTGAGGCGACTAATAATATCAATTGGGATAGTTTGCTGCGTGATGCATGTTTCAGTGTTTTATCTTCTGCATTAGGTCCAGACCTTCTTATTCAGAAAAAGCTGAACTTATCGATCCATATGCCTGGGGATGATCTATCCACCTTGGCAGCCCATACAGACTGTTCTAGTGGCGATAGCCCCTTCGAGCTTGTCCTTTGGCTGCCTCTGACGAATGCCTTCGATACAAACAGTATGTTTATATGTAACAGAGTAGAATCGTCTCGCTTTTATGAAGCCGTTTTGAATGGGCTTAGGCACAATGTCGACCTCTCTAATTCGACGTATATATCTATCAATAGAGGTTATTTTCTTGTTTTTCCACCTACTTTGATTCACGGTAATTCTATTAACAGTACAGATTCAACTCGTATTTCAGTTAATATTAGAGTCAAATCTGTTTATTCGCCTTATTCAAAATCCTTGGTCGGTGACAGGATGTTTGGTTCTTATTATAAAGAGTGGAATATTACTGAACATCACTCTTGGAATTATCATGTCTATAATATATTCAAATGA
- a CDS encoding sulfotransferase family 2 domain-containing protein produces MKRLIFLHIGKTGGATLDEMLNKKKKRFELSGQITHIDPQEICQRLFESEIIVIHGFPYNIKSMIGEKLWNNLVEASYRLCIFRNPLDRIVSEWKFAYQKQSQFSLPFIPYIKSMNIDQLTSPVDSGNFFPGYFGQPETDQICLDDWLTFYSQTSPKHFSEAKQSLFNDENKSFTSIYYSSASLKNSEMSLGFNLSRNIQYSILSHHFGLDFISEPRPNKDILLTTELMTRSLSSLLTRDSDFRNFFEPIRSDGNPTYRNSIDFIRKHSKNVTKVSDDSQQLFHVSPQNKIKFFQENHIDYTIWQSTNIHQLKSLSDLTLF; encoded by the coding sequence ATGAAGCGGCTTATTTTTTTACATATCGGCAAGACTGGGGGCGCTACTCTTGACGAAATGCTTAATAAGAAAAAGAAGAGGTTTGAGTTATCAGGGCAGATAACCCATATTGACCCACAAGAGATATGTCAAAGACTTTTTGAGTCAGAGATTATTGTTATTCATGGATTTCCCTATAACATTAAGTCTATGATTGGAGAAAAATTATGGAATAATTTGGTGGAAGCTTCATATCGTCTATGCATTTTTCGTAATCCACTTGATAGAATAGTCAGTGAATGGAAATTTGCATATCAGAAGCAAAGCCAATTTTCACTACCCTTTATCCCCTACATAAAAAGTATGAATATAGATCAATTAACCTCACCAGTTGATTCTGGGAATTTCTTTCCTGGTTATTTCGGTCAACCTGAAACTGACCAAATCTGCTTGGATGATTGGCTAACATTTTATAGTCAAACAAGTCCTAAACATTTTAGTGAAGCAAAACAATCGCTTTTTAATGATGAGAATAAATCATTTACTTCTATTTACTACTCTTCTGCAAGTTTAAAAAACTCTGAAATGTCACTAGGGTTTAATTTATCCCGCAATATTCAATACTCTATTCTCTCTCATCACTTTGGACTTGATTTCATTTCAGAACCACGACCAAATAAAGATATCTTGCTTACCACAGAATTAATGACTCGTTCACTTTCTTCACTGTTGACTAGGGATTCCGATTTTCGCAACTTTTTTGAGCCGATAAGATCCGATGGAAATCCAACATATAGAAATTCTATTGATTTTATACGTAAACATTCAAAGAATGTCACCAAGGTCTCCGACGATTCTCAACAACTGTTTCATGTATCACCACAAAATAAAATAAAGTTTTTTCAGGAGAATCATATTGATTATACTATATGGCAATCAACAAATATCCATCAACTCAAGTCGCTCTCTGATTTAACATTATTTTAG
- a CDS encoding carbamoyltransferase N-terminal domain-containing protein — MKSLGISFGYHDSAVALVVDGEIVSAIQEERFSRIKNDHSFPFGCLTHIFNTYSVNINSIDKIVYYEDPFLKNKRQIKSLLNTTVSGRFPQATSVKKVVSESLTLNSFVFDEFVRCGFASSEFEKYHLKNILSYSEHHLSHAASAYLPSPFHESAVLCMDGVGEDLTTSIWLGSQGKLKLLDSVSYPNSLGLFYSTFTSYLGFKVNEGEYKLMGLAPYGQPKYTQLILENMIKLSDDGKFFLNKRYFSFDYSQIMYTKDFEVLFGFPPINLNDQKFSQDHFDLARSVQEVITLGIMGLVKNVKKLTQAENLCLSGGVALNCVANGNILKSRLFKNIWIQPASGDAGSALGAALLGSEDLDYSKKSSSKDLMKSALLGPSYSNEEIVRFLDEFNINFKKLPESEHLLYLVNSIIDGKVIGFFAGPMEFGPRALGSRSIIADPRIKNMQSILNQKIKFREGFRPFAPVFLESHVRNYFDNVACSPYMLLVDKLKSEHLTNQSVLQEAKGLDKLKVCKSNLPATTHVDCTSRIQTVSSDYGNPQFYSLLKYFHHVTGCPALINTSFNVKDEPIVMTPLDAYNCFMKTGMDILVLDNFVIEKS, encoded by the coding sequence ATGAAATCACTAGGTATATCATTTGGCTATCACGACTCCGCAGTAGCCTTAGTTGTAGATGGTGAAATAGTTAGCGCTATTCAAGAGGAAAGATTTTCGCGGATTAAAAATGATCATTCGTTCCCTTTTGGCTGTTTGACACATATATTTAACACTTATTCGGTTAATATTAATTCTATAGACAAAATTGTATATTATGAAGACCCATTCTTGAAAAATAAAAGACAGATCAAATCTCTTTTAAATACAACTGTATCTGGTCGCTTTCCTCAGGCGACAAGTGTTAAAAAAGTTGTTTCTGAATCATTAACTCTCAATTCTTTTGTATTTGATGAATTTGTTCGTTGTGGTTTTGCAAGTTCTGAGTTTGAAAAATATCACTTAAAAAATATTTTAAGTTATTCAGAGCACCATTTATCCCATGCCGCGAGTGCATATCTTCCAAGCCCTTTTCACGAATCTGCAGTTTTATGCATGGACGGGGTCGGAGAAGATTTAACCACATCGATCTGGCTTGGATCGCAGGGTAAATTAAAACTTCTAGATAGCGTTAGTTATCCAAATTCTCTAGGGCTTTTCTATTCCACTTTTACATCATACCTGGGATTTAAAGTTAACGAGGGTGAGTATAAATTAATGGGGTTGGCTCCTTATGGTCAACCTAAATACACGCAGTTAATCCTTGAAAATATGATCAAATTGTCTGATGATGGTAAATTCTTTTTAAACAAACGATATTTCTCTTTTGATTATTCACAGATTATGTATACGAAAGATTTCGAAGTTTTGTTTGGTTTTCCTCCTATAAACCTTAACGATCAAAAATTTAGCCAAGATCATTTTGATCTCGCCCGTTCCGTTCAGGAAGTTATCACTTTAGGCATAATGGGACTTGTTAAGAATGTGAAAAAACTAACGCAAGCCGAAAACTTGTGCTTATCAGGTGGTGTTGCTTTAAATTGTGTGGCTAACGGTAATATTCTGAAATCCAGGCTCTTCAAAAACATCTGGATTCAGCCAGCAAGTGGAGATGCAGGTTCTGCCCTTGGGGCTGCCTTACTAGGTTCAGAAGACCTGGATTACTCCAAAAAGAGTTCCTCCAAAGACCTGATGAAATCAGCTTTGCTTGGACCATCCTACTCAAATGAAGAGATTGTCCGTTTCTTAGATGAGTTTAATATTAATTTTAAGAAATTACCTGAAAGTGAGCATTTATTATATCTAGTTAACTCAATAATTGACGGCAAAGTTATTGGCTTTTTCGCTGGTCCAATGGAATTTGGCCCAAGGGCATTAGGTAGTCGATCAATAATTGCGGATCCAAGAATTAAAAATATGCAATCAATATTGAATCAAAAAATAAAATTTAGAGAAGGATTTAGGCCGTTTGCTCCTGTGTTTTTGGAGTCACATGTAAGAAATTATTTTGATAATGTCGCATGCAGCCCTTATATGCTTCTTGTTGATAAATTAAAAAGCGAGCACCTTACAAATCAATCAGTTCTTCAAGAAGCTAAAGGCCTTGATAAGTTAAAAGTGTGCAAGTCAAATCTTCCCGCTACAACACATGTAGATTGCACTTCCCGAATTCAGACAGTGTCTTCTGATTATGGTAATCCGCAATTTTATAGTTTGTTAAAATATTTTCATCACGTCACTGGATGTCCCGCATTGATCAATACATCTTTTAATGTTAAAGATGAACCAATTGTAATGACTCCTTTGGACGCCTATAATTGCTTTATGAAAACTGGCATGGACATACTTGTGCTTGATAACTTTGTTATTGAAAAATCTTAA
- a CDS encoding SGNH/GDSL hydrolase family protein — MRDLYTTSDGYVSLTSSSDASGLSKGKSIVILGGSTSMGLGASSNENTIAAILQNLMTIDGYEHTVVNAACASYCSWQELIRFALEISHLKPEIVISCSGYNDFMHSSLGDKYSGEWVRNHDRSIEDLADLIINRDKTSNFRHLFNSLKRFPLINAIIRACYKIFSRKNYSAKDLVYEKDKWTFSARPWASDNYVHNMVQINSIVNGYGGNFFTFIQPHPNDNLNSNNHVGEEVRNMYAKYPDMRSAEHAFFDRLAFLIKSHDFIHESPILPAECFVDRVHLSDLGQFQMASFIYAKIRECI, encoded by the coding sequence TTGAGAGATCTGTATACGACGTCTGATGGCTACGTATCGCTGACATCGTCGTCTGATGCATCTGGGTTATCCAAAGGTAAATCAATAGTTATTTTAGGTGGTTCAACTAGTATGGGATTAGGTGCATCCAGTAATGAAAATACAATAGCTGCAATTCTTCAAAATCTCATGACTATTGATGGATATGAGCATACCGTTGTAAATGCTGCGTGTGCAAGCTATTGCAGCTGGCAAGAACTTATCAGGTTCGCACTTGAAATCTCTCACTTAAAGCCTGAAATAGTAATTTCGTGCTCCGGCTACAATGACTTTATGCACTCGTCGTTAGGAGATAAGTATAGTGGTGAATGGGTGCGTAATCATGATCGCTCAATTGAGGATCTAGCAGATTTGATAATAAATAGAGATAAGACTAGTAATTTTAGACACTTGTTTAATTCTCTCAAACGTTTCCCCTTGATCAATGCCATTATACGAGCTTGTTATAAGATTTTTAGCAGGAAAAACTATTCTGCAAAAGATCTCGTCTATGAAAAAGATAAATGGACCTTTTCTGCGCGACCTTGGGCGTCCGACAACTATGTACATAATATGGTGCAAATAAACTCAATCGTCAATGGTTACGGTGGAAATTTTTTCACTTTCATACAACCACACCCAAATGATAATTTAAATTCAAACAACCATGTCGGCGAAGAGGTAAGGAATATGTATGCCAAGTATCCTGATATGAGATCAGCTGAGCATGCTTTTTTTGATCGTTTGGCCTTTTTGATCAAAAGCCATGACTTTATTCATGAGTCTCCAATATTGCCAGCAGAATGTTTCGTTGATCGTGTTCACCTCAGTGATTTAGGCCAATTCCAAATGGCTTCATTCATATATGCTAAAATAAGAGAGTGTATATAA
- a CDS encoding phytanoyl-CoA dioxygenase family protein — MLGDCSSYQNKGFLVELNALSSHELDIIQRFIVLNIQSLFKECAVPYESPLEWPSLINPSNRKYWFHNHISSKSVRRFTAEQVSKILKFTIFSRLRELLGEFVVSDEELIGYPDVYWRFVRPYEEGDIGPLHCDSWFWDLNPSWNHNSDFKKRTKVWIAILAEVNQNGLVVFPGSHNGHTFSYKVISSENKLKPTIVSPPSMSSSFLVPTNSTDAIIFHDKLLHGGSLNKGSSPRLSFEFTCLHN, encoded by the coding sequence ATGCTTGGTGACTGCAGCTCCTATCAAAATAAAGGTTTTTTGGTTGAATTGAATGCGCTCTCTAGCCATGAGTTAGATATTATACAACGATTTATTGTACTTAATATTCAATCATTATTTAAAGAGTGTGCTGTACCGTATGAATCTCCACTTGAATGGCCAAGTCTTATCAATCCCTCTAACCGAAAGTATTGGTTCCACAACCACATTTCTTCTAAGAGTGTACGACGATTCACGGCTGAGCAGGTTTCCAAAATTCTTAAATTTACCATTTTTTCTAGACTTCGTGAGCTTCTCGGTGAATTTGTTGTCTCAGATGAGGAGTTAATTGGTTATCCCGATGTCTATTGGAGATTTGTACGACCTTACGAAGAAGGTGATATTGGCCCACTTCACTGCGATTCGTGGTTTTGGGATTTAAATCCTTCATGGAATCATAACTCAGACTTTAAAAAGCGTACAAAAGTATGGATAGCTATCCTTGCTGAAGTAAACCAAAATGGTTTAGTAGTTTTCCCTGGTTCTCATAATGGTCACACATTTTCATATAAAGTTATTTCTTCTGAAAATAAGCTAAAGCCGACAATAGTTAGTCCGCCTTCAATGTCTTCTTCGTTTTTGGTTCCCACTAATTCTACTGATGCCATCATATTCCATGATAAATTATTACATGGTGGTTCCCTAAATAAAGGCTCTTCCCCGCGTCTCAGCTTTGAATTTACTTGTCTTCATAATTAA